The following are encoded in a window of Mycobacterium sp. ELW1 genomic DNA:
- a CDS encoding molybdopterin-dependent oxidoreductase translates to MAQRGQTSPTRAAANLRRWRSPLRGPWLTSVLGLVLLITLPVVIITGLLSYIAYGPQFGQAIPFDVGLLKLPTFNWPTDPSWLYRLTQGLHVGLGLILIPVILAKLWSVIPRFFSWPPSRSLAQLVERLSLIMLVGGILFEIVTGVLNIQYDYIFGFSFYTAHYFGAWVFIAGFLVHLAIKIPKMRAGLRSLPFRQVLATSTAETRPEPTDSDGLVAVDPAPATVSRRGALLLVGAASVFMAVITAGQTIGGFTRYAALLLPRGRDLGDGPNDFEVNKTFAASLIDPRATGDVWRLTLTGGTRAVVVDRAALLAMTQHTATLPIACVEGWSSTQRWTGVPLRNLAVLAGVPNPVSAYVRSLERYGFNQATLQGNQVSHQDSLLALKVNGVDLSPDHGYPARIIVPALPGVHSTKWVTSIDFRAG, encoded by the coding sequence GTGGCGCAACGTGGACAAACATCCCCCACCCGGGCCGCTGCTAATCTCCGCCGATGGCGCAGCCCGTTGCGTGGCCCGTGGCTGACCTCGGTACTGGGCTTGGTTCTCCTGATCACCCTGCCCGTTGTCATCATCACCGGCCTGCTGTCCTATATCGCCTACGGCCCCCAGTTCGGCCAGGCGATACCTTTCGACGTCGGGTTGCTGAAGTTACCGACATTCAACTGGCCGACCGACCCCTCCTGGTTGTATCGGCTCACCCAGGGTTTGCATGTGGGACTGGGCCTCATTCTGATCCCGGTCATCTTGGCGAAGTTGTGGTCGGTGATCCCGCGCTTCTTCTCGTGGCCACCGTCGCGCTCGCTGGCCCAGTTGGTCGAACGTCTGTCGCTCATCATGCTGGTCGGCGGCATTCTCTTCGAAATCGTGACCGGCGTACTCAATATCCAGTACGACTACATCTTTGGGTTCAGCTTCTACACCGCGCACTATTTCGGTGCCTGGGTCTTCATCGCGGGATTCCTCGTCCACCTCGCCATCAAGATCCCGAAGATGCGGGCCGGTCTGCGCTCGCTACCGTTCCGTCAGGTGCTGGCCACCTCGACAGCCGAAACCCGGCCGGAACCAACGGATTCCGATGGACTGGTTGCTGTTGACCCCGCACCCGCCACAGTGAGTCGTCGTGGTGCACTGCTTCTCGTCGGCGCGGCTTCGGTGTTCATGGCGGTGATCACCGCGGGGCAGACGATCGGAGGGTTCACCCGGTACGCCGCACTGCTCCTGCCACGGGGCCGGGACCTGGGCGACGGACCGAATGACTTCGAAGTGAACAAGACATTCGCCGCATCCCTGATCGATCCTCGCGCCACAGGTGACGTCTGGCGGCTGACCTTGACGGGTGGGACACGTGCGGTGGTGGTCGATCGCGCGGCGCTGCTGGCGATGACGCAGCACACCGCCACGTTGCCGATCGCCTGTGTGGAGGGATGGTCGAGCACTCAGCGCTGGACGGGCGTACCGTTGCGCAATCTGGCCGTGTTGGCGGGCGTACCCAATCCGGTCTCGGCCTACGTCCGCTCCCTCGAGCGGTACGGCTTCAACCAGGCCACACTCCAGGGAAACCAGGTGTCGCACCAGGATTCGTTGTTGGCGCTGAAAGTCAATGGCGTAGACCTATCCCCCGATCACGGGTATCCCGCGCGCATCATCGTGCCGGCGCTGCCCGGTGTGCACAGCACCAAATGGGTCACATCGATCGACTTCAGGGCGGGGTGA